A region from the Bactrocera neohumeralis isolate Rockhampton unplaced genomic scaffold, APGP_CSIRO_Bneo_wtdbg2-racon-allhic-juicebox.fasta_v2 ctg453, whole genome shotgun sequence genome encodes:
- the LOC126767193 gene encoding uncharacterized protein LOC126767193, with product MPRYYPKQEKIVDFDNILEAIKSVKIHHNSVRQSATAHKIPRTNLMRYIAAFDGASIDVTTANADVMKNLLAESTTMGTKTIFNIEQEKALISYILQASDINYGISLMELRKLAYEFARKI from the exons atgccgcggtactatcccaaacaagagaaaattgttgatttcgacaacattttggaggcgatcaagtcggtgaaaatacatcacaacagcgttcgacaatctgcgacggcacacaaaattccgaggaccaacctgatgcgttatattgcagcatttgatggtgcgagcatcgacgttactactgccaatgccgatgtaatgaagaatttgctggctgaaagcacgacgatgggcacaaaaaca atcttcaacatcgaacaagagaaggcgctgataagctacattctccaggccagcgacatcaactatggaattagtttgatggagcttcgtaagctcgcgtatgaatttgctcggaaa ATTTGA